The uncultured Roseibium sp. genome contains a region encoding:
- the trmFO gene encoding methylenetetrahydrofolate--tRNA-(uracil(54)-C(5))-methyltransferase (FADH(2)-oxidizing) TrmFO yields the protein MTPIHVIGGGLAGSEAAWQIAERGIPVILHEMRPVRGTDAHKTDGLAELVCSNSFRSDDSEQNAVGLLHHELRRAGSLIMRCGDAHQVPAGSALAVDRDGFSDAVTKMLEDHPLVTIERGEIAGLPPADWDSVIVATGPLTSPALSQAVLEKSGEDALAFFDAIAPIVHFDSVDLSKAWFQSRYDKVGPGGTGKDYLNCPMDKDQYEAFIDALLAGEKTDFKEWEENTPYFDGCLPIEIMAARGRETLRHGPMKPMGLTNAHTPDVKAYAVVQLRQDNALGTLYNMVGFQTKLKYGAQAEILKMIPGLENAQFARLGGLHRNTFLNSPKVLDGTLRLKAEPRLRFAGQITGCEGYVESASVGCMTGIFAALERLGRPITVPPETTAMGALIGHITGGHIARDDEGPRSFQPMNVNFGLFPPVEAPKTGPDGKRLKGKDKTRAKKSAMTQRAKADFETWFTGL from the coding sequence ATGACCCCCATCCATGTGATCGGCGGCGGCCTAGCAGGTTCCGAAGCCGCCTGGCAGATTGCAGAACGCGGCATACCCGTGATCCTGCATGAGATGCGCCCGGTGCGTGGAACAGATGCTCACAAGACCGATGGCCTGGCCGAGCTCGTGTGTTCCAACTCGTTTCGCTCCGACGATAGCGAGCAAAACGCGGTCGGCCTGCTGCATCACGAACTGCGCCGAGCCGGTTCGCTGATCATGCGCTGCGGCGATGCCCATCAGGTGCCTGCCGGCAGCGCGCTCGCCGTCGACCGGGACGGGTTTTCCGATGCTGTCACCAAAATGCTGGAAGACCACCCGCTGGTCACCATAGAGCGGGGGGAAATCGCAGGGCTGCCGCCCGCCGACTGGGACAGCGTCATCGTGGCGACCGGCCCGCTGACCTCCCCGGCCCTGTCGCAAGCGGTCCTGGAGAAAAGCGGCGAGGATGCGCTGGCCTTCTTCGATGCCATTGCGCCGATCGTCCATTTCGACAGCGTCGACCTGTCGAAAGCCTGGTTCCAGTCACGCTACGACAAGGTGGGGCCCGGCGGAACGGGCAAGGACTACCTCAACTGTCCCATGGACAAGGACCAGTACGAGGCCTTCATCGACGCGCTGCTGGCCGGTGAAAAGACCGATTTCAAGGAGTGGGAGGAAAACACCCCCTATTTCGACGGCTGCCTGCCGATCGAGATCATGGCCGCTCGCGGGCGGGAAACCTTGCGCCACGGCCCCATGAAGCCGATGGGCCTGACCAACGCGCATACCCCGGACGTGAAGGCCTATGCGGTGGTTCAGCTGCGCCAGGACAACGCGCTTGGCACGCTCTACAATATGGTCGGCTTTCAGACGAAACTGAAATACGGCGCCCAGGCCGAGATCTTAAAGATGATCCCCGGGCTGGAGAACGCCCAGTTCGCCCGACTCGGCGGACTGCACCGCAACACGTTCCTGAATTCCCCGAAGGTGCTCGACGGTACGCTCCGGCTCAAGGCCGAGCCGCGTCTGCGCTTCGCCGGCCAGATCACCGGCTGCGAGGGCTATGTGGAATCGGCAAGCGTCGGCTGCATGACAGGGATTTTTGCAGCCCTTGAACGTCTGGGGCGCCCTATTACCGTACCGCCGGAAACCACCGCGATGGGCGCTCTCATCGGTCATATTACCGGCGGACATATCGCCCGCGATGACGAAGGTCCCCGCTCCTTCCAGCCGATGAACGTCAACTTCGGCCTGTTTCCGCCGGTGGAGGCACCGAAGACCGGCCCGGACGGAAAACGGTTGAAGGGCAAGGACAAGACCAGGGCGAAGAAATCCGCCATGACCCAGCGGGCCAAGGCGGATTTCGAGACATGGTTTACCGGTTTGTGA
- a CDS encoding DUF1127 domain-containing protein produces the protein MLDQVVRHYRNWKQYRSTYDELSRMSNRELADIGITRSDIARCARMAAK, from the coding sequence ATGCTTGACCAGGTTGTTCGCCATTACCGGAACTGGAAGCAGTACCGGAGCACCTACGATGAACTCTCCCGCATGTCGAACCGGGAACTCGCCGACATCGGCATCACCCGGAGCGATATTGCGCGCTGCGCCCGCATGGCGGCGAAGTAA
- a CDS encoding DUF1127 domain-containing protein: MFDNVVRKYNNWVNYRRTVDELSRLSSRELSDLGISRSDIRFVARRTTAQ, encoded by the coding sequence ATGTTCGACAATGTCGTTCGTAAATATAACAACTGGGTCAACTACCGGCGCACCGTGGACGAGCTCTCTCGCCTGTCCAGCCGCGAACTGAGCGACCTCGGCATCAGCCGCAGTGACATTCGCTTCGTCGCACGCCGGACCACCGCCCAGTAA